The following are encoded in a window of Methanobrevibacter sp. V74 genomic DNA:
- a CDS encoding LSM domain-containing protein yields the protein MSDDTVNKLFSQFKNKYVSVDLRGNYQTEGKVVAIDNYLNLVLENNNNLETIKGGNIIFINLKED from the coding sequence ATGAGTGATGATACTGTAAACAAACTTTTTAGTCAATTTAAAAATAAATATGTAAGTGTTGATTTAAGAGGAAATTATCAAACCGAAGGTAAAGTGGTGGCTATTGACAATTACTTAAATCTTGTATTAGAAAATAATAATAACCTTGAAACCATTAAAGGCGGAAATATAATATTTATAAATTTAAAAGAAGATTAG